One Desulfonatronovibrio hydrogenovorans DSM 9292 DNA segment encodes these proteins:
- a CDS encoding ATP synthase subunit I, whose protein sequence is MNKRVEAFLYRRGLVLPQVRLLVRNQIYLSVLGSIFFLVIFSGPVLTGFLTGAILGTLNFYFLAKLIQELVHIKKGAVTPLLFSFYIRLGLIGLVLYFAIVHWGASIYSLLIGLSIVLLNVFIFGVTLVGQKLKEA, encoded by the coding sequence ATGAACAAAAGGGTTGAAGCTTTCCTCTATCGCAGAGGACTGGTCCTGCCGCAGGTGCGTCTGCTGGTTCGCAATCAGATCTACCTGAGTGTTCTGGGCTCCATCTTTTTTTTAGTAATTTTTTCCGGGCCGGTTCTGACGGGGTTTTTGACAGGTGCGATTCTAGGGACCTTAAATTTTTATTTTCTGGCCAAGCTCATTCAAGAACTGGTGCATATTAAAAAGGGTGCAGTTACACCTTTGCTTTTCAGCTTTTATATCAGGCTGGGCCTGATCGGCCTGGTTTTATATTTTGCCATAGTCCATTGGGGAGCAAGCATTTATTCTTTATTAATCGGTTTAAGTATTGTTTTGCTGAATGTTTTTATATTTGGCGTCACTCTGGTTGGTCAAAAACTCAAGGAGGCTTAA
- a CDS encoding response regulator gives MRILIASPEPAWQEILASSPGQSGWVVRSAESGSQVMEMLKDTRPDLLIVDERLPDCSSLELIRKVVLANPMINTAVVTDMNRKELHEKFEGLGVLAALSHDPGPDEAAELLMALNRVLASSD, from the coding sequence GTGAGGATATTGATTGCCAGCCCTGAACCTGCCTGGCAGGAAATTCTTGCTTCAAGTCCGGGACAGTCCGGATGGGTGGTTAGATCGGCTGAGTCTGGAAGTCAGGTTATGGAAATGCTGAAGGACACCAGGCCGGATTTGCTTATTGTTGATGAAAGACTTCCAGATTGCAGCTCCCTGGAACTGATCAGAAAGGTCGTCCTGGCCAACCCCATGATCAACACCGCTGTTGTCACCGATATGAACAGGAAAGAGCTTCATGAAAAGTTTGAAGGTCTAGGAGTGCTGGCAGCACTGTCTCATGATCCGGGGCCTGATGAAGCAGCTGAACTGTTAATGGCCCTGAACAGGGTCCTGGCCTCATCTGACTGA
- a CDS encoding rhodanese-like domain-containing protein, with protein MYFKSIVSIMSVILLLISCTAGDDGPFIDQDGLEKLLLSHDDLIIIDVREVFERTGPLGKIRGSMNIPLAEIRQTLPDAGFSKNKPIVLLCRTQNRSMAAYNMLQEMGYTRVYVLMGGMADYEHQRTSGY; from the coding sequence ATGTACTTCAAAAGCATCGTGAGCATTATGTCGGTAATTTTGCTCCTTATCTCCTGTACTGCTGGGGATGACGGGCCCTTTATTGATCAGGACGGGCTGGAAAAACTGCTACTCAGCCATGATGATCTGATAATAATTGATGTACGCGAAGTCTTTGAAAGGACTGGTCCTTTGGGAAAGATCAGAGGTTCGATGAACATCCCCCTGGCAGAGATCAGGCAGACTTTGCCGGATGCAGGATTCAGCAAAAACAAGCCCATTGTCCTCCTGTGCAGGACTCAGAACAGGAGCATGGCTGCCTATAACATGCTGCAGGAAATGGGGTATACCAGGGTCTATGTGCTCATGGGCGGGATGGCCGATTATGAGCATCAAAGAACTTCTGGTTATTGA
- a CDS encoding 4Fe-4S binding protein, with the protein MIISVASGKGGTGKTTVASSLASVWKKPVMAADLDVEEPNLHLFIKPVISHRKKAFLGVPLADEAKCTLCRMCSDLCQFKAINVLGSNLITFPEMCHSCGGCVAVCPEGALSWGKRELGEIVTGTSGNISFIMGRLRVGEAMSPPLMNMVKQEICQVMKQGSIDVIVDSPPGVSCPAVCAVMDSDLIVLVTEPTPFGFHDFKLAWEAFSPLKKPVVVVINRSGLGDGRVYEFCRDKRLPVISSIPFNDDIAKAYSKGQLVSGLNPGLRRIFSDLARAVQEYRPEGIHA; encoded by the coding sequence GTGATAATCTCTGTTGCCAGCGGCAAAGGTGGAACAGGAAAAACAACAGTAGCCTCATCATTGGCGTCTGTGTGGAAAAAGCCGGTCATGGCTGCAGACCTCGATGTTGAAGAGCCAAATCTTCACCTTTTTATAAAGCCGGTCATCAGTCACAGAAAAAAGGCTTTTCTTGGTGTTCCTCTGGCTGATGAAGCCAAATGCACCCTGTGTCGGATGTGCTCGGATCTCTGCCAGTTCAAGGCCATTAATGTGCTTGGTTCAAATTTAATTACCTTTCCAGAGATGTGCCACAGCTGCGGTGGTTGCGTGGCTGTCTGCCCGGAAGGAGCCCTTTCCTGGGGAAAGCGGGAACTCGGAGAGATAGTAACTGGCACGTCGGGCAATATCAGCTTTATCATGGGCAGGCTCAGAGTTGGGGAGGCCATGAGTCCACCTTTGATGAACATGGTCAAGCAAGAAATATGTCAGGTGATGAAACAAGGAAGTATTGACGTGATCGTAGATTCCCCTCCGGGGGTGAGTTGCCCGGCTGTTTGCGCGGTTATGGACAGCGATCTGATAGTTCTGGTTACTGAGCCCACACCTTTTGGGTTTCACGATTTCAAACTGGCTTGGGAGGCTTTTTCCCCGCTGAAGAAACCGGTTGTTGTGGTCATAAACAGGTCCGGCCTTGGAGACGGAAGGGTTTATGAATTCTGTCGGGATAAGAGGCTGCCAGTTATTTCTTCTATACCGTTTAATGATGACATAGCCAAAGCATACTCCAAAGGCCAGCTAGTGTCCGGCTTGAATCCCGGTTTGAGGAGAATCTTTTCCGACTTGGCCAGGGCAGTTCAGGAATATAGACCAGAGGGCATCCATGCGTGA
- a CDS encoding redox-sensing transcriptional repressor Rex, whose product MSHHKYDRIPRATISRLAIYVQELEGMEQQGVKVVSSEKLAVSCGVNPSQIRKDLAYFGEFGVRGVGYYVFELKEAIKQSLGLDRTWNVVLVGVGNLGRALLRHGVLRKRGFIIVGAFDCDPFKIGEEIAGLEVICSSKLPDKTKELSVEIGIITTPPERAQRAANYLLEAGIKGIVNFAPARINTPPNVSVEYVDFIHHLFSVAFNISQNQAKGLI is encoded by the coding sequence ATGAGCCACCATAAATACGACCGTATTCCCAGAGCCACCATCTCCAGGCTGGCAATATATGTCCAGGAGCTGGAAGGCATGGAACAACAGGGCGTAAAGGTGGTTTCCTCAGAAAAGCTTGCCGTGTCCTGCGGCGTGAATCCTTCTCAAATTCGTAAAGATCTTGCTTACTTCGGCGAATTCGGTGTTCGTGGTGTCGGTTATTATGTCTTTGAGCTGAAAGAAGCCATCAAGCAGAGCCTTGGTCTGGACCGGACCTGGAATGTGGTTCTGGTCGGGGTTGGAAACCTGGGACGGGCTTTGTTGAGGCACGGTGTCTTGAGAAAGCGGGGCTTCATCATTGTCGGAGCCTTTGACTGCGACCCTTTCAAAATCGGGGAAGAAATCGCCGGTCTGGAAGTAATCTGCTCAAGCAAACTGCCGGACAAGACCAAAGAACTCTCAGTTGAAATCGGTATTATAACTACACCGCCTGAAAGGGCTCAAAGGGCTGCCAATTACCTGCTGGAAGCAGGCATCAAGGGCATTGTCAACTTTGCTCCAGCTCGCATTAACACCCCTCCCAACGTGTCAGTAGAATACGTTGATTTCATCCACCATCTCTTTTCTGTTGCCTTTAACATCAGCCAGAATCAAGCCAAGGGCCTCATATAG
- a CDS encoding AtpZ/AtpI family protein produces the protein MFFRSKKKQALWGDLGKASLLGIHLVSCTFVGFAIGYFLDKWLGTQPWFLISFLFFGIAAGFKNMYLEAKKIHEEEKRKDKGVDEQKG, from the coding sequence ATGTTTTTCAGATCCAAAAAAAAACAGGCCCTATGGGGCGACCTGGGGAAAGCCAGCCTTTTAGGGATCCATCTGGTATCCTGCACTTTTGTGGGCTTTGCCATTGGTTACTTTTTGGACAAATGGCTTGGAACCCAACCTTGGTTTCTAATCAGTTTTCTGTTTTTTGGGATTGCAGCCGGATTCAAAAACATGTATCTGGAAGCCAAGAAAATTCACGAGGAAGAAAAAAGGAAAGATAAAGGGGTTGATGAACAAAAGGGTTGA
- a CDS encoding sigma-54 interaction domain-containing protein codes for MGKKDKSKPFTISGGTEAILESISDGVFTVDLEWKVTSFNRAAEVITGISRDEALGRPCSDVFRSSMCETGCALQETLRSGKPVINRSGYIINAQGTSIPISVSTAVLRDEHGRITGGAETFRDLTEVEGLRKELESRFSIGDLASRSPLMENIFQVMSAVADSPSTALVLGETGTGKELVARTIHALSPWAEGPFVAINCGALPDNLLESELFGYKTGAFTGALKDKPGRLSAARNGTIFLDEIGEVSQAMQVRLLRVIQERTFEPLGATGSEKLEARIIAATNRNLEELVEQNIFRRDLYYRINVVRLEIPPLRKRKEDIPLLVDSFIKRFNRIQKRNITGMDTQALSLLMAHDWPGNIRELENVIERSFIMCRSGLIGLEHLPPELTMSGQKTGQAQDMRSVRKQMEAQAILGAIQRHKGNRQSAARELGIHKSTLFRKVKDLGILLPEEDGRSKQKGELH; via the coding sequence ATGGGTAAGAAAGATAAATCAAAACCCTTTACTATTTCCGGCGGAACAGAAGCCATTCTGGAAAGCATTTCCGACGGAGTGTTTACCGTTGACCTTGAGTGGAAAGTTACCTCATTCAACAGGGCTGCTGAAGTCATTACAGGCATTAGCAGGGATGAAGCCCTGGGCAGGCCATGTTCAGACGTGTTTCGTTCCAGTATGTGTGAAACTGGATGCGCTCTGCAGGAGACCCTCAGATCTGGCAAGCCGGTTATCAACAGATCCGGCTATATCATTAATGCCCAAGGAACAAGCATACCCATAAGCGTGTCCACTGCTGTTCTCAGGGACGAGCATGGCAGAATCACTGGAGGAGCTGAAACATTCAGGGATCTGACCGAGGTTGAGGGGCTGAGGAAAGAGCTGGAGAGCAGATTCAGTATCGGGGATCTAGCCAGTCGCAGTCCGTTGATGGAGAACATTTTTCAGGTCATGTCAGCAGTGGCGGACAGCCCAAGCACTGCCCTGGTGCTGGGTGAGACTGGTACTGGCAAAGAACTGGTGGCCAGGACTATTCATGCTTTGAGCCCGTGGGCAGAAGGTCCTTTTGTTGCCATTAATTGTGGCGCTCTGCCTGACAATCTGCTTGAGTCTGAACTTTTTGGCTACAAGACAGGAGCTTTCACTGGAGCGCTCAAAGACAAACCTGGTCGTTTGTCCGCGGCAAGAAACGGTACGATATTCCTGGATGAAATCGGTGAAGTAAGCCAGGCAATGCAGGTACGCTTGTTGCGTGTGATCCAGGAGAGGACTTTTGAGCCCCTGGGGGCGACTGGGTCTGAAAAGCTTGAGGCCAGGATCATTGCCGCTACCAATAGAAACCTTGAAGAACTTGTGGAGCAGAATATCTTTCGCCGTGATCTCTATTATAGAATAAATGTGGTCAGGCTGGAGATTCCTCCCCTTAGGAAGCGTAAAGAAGATATACCCCTGTTGGTAGACAGTTTCATCAAAAGGTTCAACAGGATCCAGAAGAGGAATATCACCGGTATGGACACTCAGGCCCTTTCACTTCTTATGGCCCACGACTGGCCGGGAAATATCAGAGAGCTGGAGAACGTTATTGAACGGTCTTTTATTATGTGCAGATCCGGATTGATAGGCTTGGAACATCTTCCTCCTGAACTAACCATGAGTGGCCAAAAAACAGGCCAGGCCCAGGACATGCGAAGCGTCAGAAAACAAATGGAAGCCCAGGCCATCCTGGGGGCCATCCAGCGTCATAAGGGCAACAGGCAGTCTGCAGCCAGGGAGCTGGGAATACATAAGAGCACCTTGTTCAGAAAGGTCAAAGATCTGGGCATCCTGCTGCCAGAAGAGGACGGCAGATCCAAGCAAAAAGGCGAGTTGCATTGA
- a CDS encoding NifB/NifX family molybdenum-iron cluster-binding protein, whose product MIAAFSTWRKRIAPVFDVSREVRLVEVCPDRKTLDQSLKKIPGPTRDRCLWLAGEKVQVLVCGAISKVLQKKLELMKIQVVPFVAGQEAAVIQAWLENRLINENFIMPGCCCRIQGALRLDKEVTQVRNKNLKQSCCKGAGRSQQGQGQGSDEKFNGINRPVKKGSSTKDNSSWCTCPSCGCQVNHEKGTPCRDKECPECGQTMRGRT is encoded by the coding sequence ATGATTGCAGCATTTTCAACCTGGAGAAAACGGATTGCTCCGGTATTTGACGTGTCCAGGGAGGTACGCCTGGTTGAGGTTTGCCCGGACAGAAAAACCCTGGACCAGAGTTTGAAAAAAATTCCTGGGCCAACTAGGGACAGATGCTTGTGGCTTGCAGGAGAAAAAGTACAAGTCCTGGTCTGCGGGGCTATTTCCAAAGTCCTGCAAAAAAAACTCGAATTGATGAAGATTCAAGTTGTGCCTTTTGTGGCCGGACAGGAAGCTGCTGTTATCCAGGCCTGGCTGGAAAACAGACTGATTAATGAGAATTTTATTATGCCGGGCTGTTGCTGCCGGATACAGGGAGCACTCAGGCTGGATAAGGAGGTGACTCAAGTGAGAAACAAAAATTTGAAACAGTCCTGCTGCAAAGGAGCAGGCAGGAGTCAGCAGGGACAAGGTCAGGGTTCAGATGAAAAATTTAATGGTATAAATCGACCTGTAAAAAAAGGTAGCTCAACCAAAGACAATTCTTCCTGGTGTACCTGCCCCAGTTGCGGATGCCAGGTAAATCATGAAAAGGGAACTCCCTGCAGGGACAAAGAGTGTCCTGAGTGCGGTCAAACCATGCGGGGCAGGACCTGA
- a CDS encoding ATP-binding protein, with the protein MREVVIISGKGGTGKTSLTGAFAHVSENKIICDLDVDAPDLHILLDPINGQTHDFYSGHLAVIDNSRCRDCGICLDMCRYKAILYQEDRYVVDGLRCEGCKVCVSFCPDQAIDFPARHCGHWFVSSTRFGTMVHAQLTPGAENSGRLVSLLRQKAREKAELERSKLILCDGAPGIGCPVISSLSGTDLAVIVAEPTLSGVHDLKRVASLCTHFKIKTAVLVNKFDLNLEQFQNIREYCLKNSYVFLGGLVHDPAVTRSMVERKVITECNESPMAGAVRQVWKRIEDLLQESR; encoded by the coding sequence ATGCGTGAGGTAGTGATAATCAGCGGGAAGGGAGGTACTGGCAAGACTTCATTGACCGGAGCCTTTGCCCATGTCTCAGAAAACAAAATAATCTGTGATCTTGATGTAGATGCTCCAGACCTTCACATTCTTCTTGATCCGATTAATGGACAGACCCATGATTTTTACTCAGGTCACCTGGCGGTCATTGATAATTCAAGGTGCCGGGATTGCGGGATCTGTCTTGATATGTGCAGGTACAAGGCAATCCTTTACCAGGAAGACAGGTATGTGGTTGATGGCTTGCGCTGTGAAGGATGCAAGGTCTGCGTGAGTTTCTGTCCTGATCAGGCCATTGATTTTCCAGCCAGACATTGCGGACACTGGTTTGTGAGCTCAACCAGGTTCGGAACCATGGTTCATGCCCAGCTAACCCCTGGAGCTGAGAATTCTGGACGCCTGGTCAGCCTGCTCAGGCAAAAGGCCAGAGAAAAAGCTGAGCTGGAGAGAAGCAAGCTGATACTGTGCGATGGAGCGCCAGGCATTGGATGTCCGGTGATCAGCTCCCTGTCAGGAACCGACCTGGCAGTAATTGTTGCCGAACCAACTCTGTCTGGAGTTCATGACCTGAAAAGGGTGGCCAGTCTGTGCACTCATTTTAAGATAAAGACAGCGGTTTTGGTTAACAAATTCGATCTGAACCTTGAGCAATTTCAAAACATCAGGGAATATTGCCTGAAAAACAGCTATGTATTCCTGGGCGGTCTAGTCCATGATCCAGCTGTAACCAGGTCCATGGTGGAGAGAAAAGTAATAACCGAGTGTAATGAATCACCAATGGCAGGGGCTGTCAGGCAGGTCTGGAAAAGGATTGAAGATCTTTTGCAGGAGAGCAGATAA
- a CDS encoding Lon protease family protein, which yields MKKVKALPASRLSVSLAPSRLGFSHSGSVRFGSVDFKKCQERAYEALELALTIERPGYNVYLSGEKGLGRTRFVRDFLDPRAASKKPPSDWVYVNNFQDPDQPLAISLPPGQAKGFKRDLAAAVKRIRESIPSGFEQDFYVRKHGDLIKDYNDARESLLSRMENQAHKNGFSLNVDESGSLTLFPLVEGKVLTPEEFEKLNPDLRRSLKDESSRIMEALLGLSRQISKKEQDLRENEKQLDREVAAEKVDSCLKEIIAKYSGIPRISQFVEDLKNDVLDNLEHFKPREQPQDNPADLFGAGHEGFFSRYEVNIFVDNSSRKGAPVLIEDNPVYFNLLGCIERESEMGTYYTDFTLLKAGSLHKANGGFLVLRAEDILSQPQSWEGLLRCLRSGRAEIDDPSDHYDTVRTRTIRPEPIVLDIKIIIIGSDEVYEILLDADERFAKLFKIKAHMQESMPRNNDSVREQSLILAAMARDNDLRSFHREAVAALIDHSSRLAGDQQKLSLKFSLLAELMVEADAFASMAKSEMVAAQSVHQALEARKYRLNLYEDEFLAEYEREAIKVQTQGHAIGRANGLSVSAYGDYILALPHQISCTTGVGHGGIMDLEREAELGGPIHTKGMMIIKGYLQNLFAQDKPLVLSGSLCFEQSYAHIDGDSASGAELAALLSALSSVPINLSYAFTGAVSQSGAIMAVGEVTRKVEGYFEVCRRKGLTGNQGVIIPVDNVTHLMLSDAVVQAARQGSFHIFAVENIEQALEILTGIRAGKKLANGGFSPGSIYHKANERLRQLAHLADQKVRRSCVRKKK from the coding sequence ATGAAAAAAGTGAAAGCGCTGCCTGCTTCGAGACTCAGCGTATCCCTTGCTCCGTCAAGGCTCGGCTTTTCCCATTCCGGATCTGTTCGTTTTGGATCAGTTGACTTCAAAAAGTGTCAGGAAAGGGCTTACGAGGCCCTGGAACTGGCTCTGACCATAGAGCGTCCCGGCTATAATGTCTATCTTTCAGGCGAAAAAGGCCTGGGCAGGACCAGGTTTGTCAGGGATTTCCTTGATCCCAGGGCTGCTTCCAAGAAGCCCCCCAGCGACTGGGTTTATGTCAACAACTTCCAGGACCCTGACCAGCCCCTGGCCATTTCTCTGCCCCCTGGCCAGGCCAAGGGCTTCAAGCGGGATTTGGCTGCTGCTGTGAAAAGAATCCGGGAATCAATTCCTTCAGGATTTGAGCAGGACTTCTATGTCAGAAAACACGGCGATCTTATCAAGGATTATAATGACGCCAGAGAAAGCCTTCTCAGCAGGATGGAGAATCAGGCCCACAAAAACGGCTTCAGCCTCAACGTGGATGAGAGCGGCTCTCTGACTCTTTTTCCTCTGGTGGAGGGCAAGGTCCTGACCCCGGAAGAGTTTGAAAAGTTAAATCCTGATCTCCGCAGGAGTCTTAAGGATGAAAGCTCAAGGATTATGGAGGCCCTCCTTGGCCTGTCCAGACAGATAAGCAAGAAGGAACAGGACCTTCGGGAAAACGAAAAACAGCTGGATCGCGAAGTTGCCGCAGAAAAAGTCGACTCCTGCCTCAAGGAAATCATTGCTAAATATTCCGGTATACCCAGGATCAGCCAGTTTGTGGAGGATTTAAAAAACGACGTCCTGGACAACCTGGAACACTTCAAGCCCAGAGAGCAGCCCCAGGACAATCCGGCCGACCTTTTCGGCGCTGGTCATGAGGGTTTTTTTTCCAGGTATGAGGTCAATATATTTGTAGACAATTCCTCCAGAAAAGGAGCTCCGGTACTCATTGAAGATAATCCAGTCTATTTCAACCTGCTGGGCTGTATAGAACGCGAATCTGAAATGGGCACTTATTACACTGACTTTACTCTGCTCAAAGCCGGCAGCCTGCACAAGGCCAACGGAGGCTTTCTGGTTCTAAGGGCCGAAGACATCCTGTCTCAGCCTCAGTCCTGGGAAGGACTCCTGAGGTGTCTGCGGTCAGGCCGGGCTGAGATTGATGATCCCTCTGATCACTATGACACTGTCCGGACCAGGACCATCCGTCCTGAGCCCATTGTCCTGGATATCAAGATCATAATTATCGGTTCAGATGAGGTTTATGAGATCCTCCTGGATGCTGATGAAAGATTTGCAAAGCTCTTTAAGATCAAAGCCCATATGCAGGAGTCCATGCCCAGGAACAATGATTCAGTCCGGGAACAGAGCCTGATCCTGGCTGCCATGGCCAGGGACAACGATTTGCGAAGCTTTCACCGGGAAGCAGTTGCTGCTCTTATTGATCACTCATCCAGGCTGGCCGGGGACCAGCAGAAGCTGTCCCTGAAATTTTCTCTGCTAGCCGAGCTTATGGTAGAGGCTGACGCCTTTGCCTCCATGGCCAAAAGTGAAATGGTCGCTGCTCAATCCGTTCACCAGGCCCTGGAAGCCAGGAAGTATCGCCTTAACCTTTATGAAGATGAATTCCTGGCCGAATACGAACGGGAAGCCATCAAAGTTCAGACCCAGGGACATGCCATAGGCAGAGCCAACGGTCTGTCGGTCTCTGCCTATGGCGACTATATCCTGGCTCTGCCGCACCAGATTTCCTGCACCACCGGGGTGGGCCACGGCGGGATCATGGATCTGGAACGGGAGGCCGAACTTGGGGGCCCCATCCACACCAAGGGCATGATGATCATCAAAGGCTACCTGCAGAACCTTTTTGCCCAGGACAAACCCCTTGTCCTTTCAGGAAGCCTCTGCTTTGAACAGAGTTACGCCCACATTGATGGTGACTCAGCTTCAGGCGCTGAACTGGCCGCTCTTCTCTCAGCCCTTTCCTCAGTCCCCATCAACCTCTCCTACGCCTTCACCGGTGCAGTAAGCCAGTCCGGGGCGATCATGGCCGTGGGCGAGGTAACCAGAAAAGTTGAAGGATACTTTGAGGTGTGCAGGAGAAAAGGATTGACCGGTAACCAGGGGGTGATCATCCCTGTAGACAATGTGACTCACCTCATGCTCAGTGATGCAGTAGTCCAGGCTGCCAGACAGGGCAGCTTTCATATTTTTGCAGTAGAAAACATTGAACAGGCTTTGGAAATCCTTACCGGTATCCGGGCCGGGAAAAAGCTTGCCAATGGAGGCTTTTCTCCAGGCTCCATTTATCACAAAGCCAACGAAAGGTTGCGCCAGCTGGCCCACCTGGCCGATCAGAAAGTCAGGCGGTCCTGCGTCAGGAAAAAAAAGTAA
- the atpB gene encoding F0F1 ATP synthase subunit A, with amino-acid sequence MFLKEFFYYIGLPMPQHVLYSWFFIILLLLLAWTATRRMTLVPRGVQNFFEFLIKAVEDFVVANMGEPGRKVFPVLFTLLIYIWVLNVSGLIPSIDAPTANINTTASMAIFVFLYYNYWGFKLHGLKYIKHFMGPYWWLAPIMFPIEIVSHLARPLSLTLRLFGNIRGEEIVIALMFLLAPLLGSLPIFILFLLMKTMQAFVFFMLSMMYLKGAFEEAH; translated from the coding sequence ATGTTTTTAAAGGAGTTTTTCTACTATATTGGGTTGCCCATGCCCCAACATGTTCTCTACTCCTGGTTTTTCATTATCCTGCTGTTGTTGCTGGCGTGGACGGCTACCCGGAGGATGACCCTGGTGCCCAGAGGAGTTCAGAATTTTTTTGAGTTTTTGATCAAGGCGGTTGAGGATTTTGTTGTAGCCAACATGGGTGAGCCCGGGCGGAAGGTGTTCCCGGTTCTGTTCACCCTGCTCATATATATTTGGGTACTCAACGTGTCTGGATTGATCCCCAGTATTGACGCTCCAACAGCAAACATAAACACCACTGCCAGTATGGCTATTTTTGTGTTTTTGTACTATAATTACTGGGGATTCAAGTTGCATGGCCTGAAATACATAAAACACTTCATGGGACCCTACTGGTGGCTGGCTCCGATCATGTTTCCCATTGAAATCGTCAGCCATCTGGCCAGGCCGCTGTCATTGACCCTCAGGCTTTTTGGAAACATCAGGGGAGAGGAAATCGTTATCGCACTCATGTTCCTCCTTGCTCCTCTGCTCGGGTCTTTGCCCATCTTTATTTTGTTCCTGCTCATGAAGACAATGCAGGCTTTTGTCTTCTTCATGCTGTCCATGATGTATCTCAAGGGCGCTTTTGAAGAAGCTCATTAA
- the atpE gene encoding ATP synthase F0 subunit C, which yields MRKTFLVLLNTVLLVGLASVAFAAEVAPEVISNIALATAIGMGIAAFGTGIGQGLGLKGACEGTARNPEASGKITVTMLIGLAMIESLAIYALVINLILLFANPFI from the coding sequence ATGCGTAAGACTTTTTTGGTGCTCCTGAACACAGTTCTGTTGGTTGGCCTGGCCAGTGTCGCTTTTGCCGCTGAAGTTGCTCCAGAGGTAATTTCCAATATCGCCCTGGCAACCGCCATTGGTATGGGTATTGCCGCCTTTGGCACAGGTATCGGACAGGGCCTGGGTCTTAAGGGTGCTTGTGAAGGTACAGCCCGTAATCCTGAAGCAAGCGGCAAGATCACCGTAACCATGCTTATCGGTCTGGCCATGATCGAATCCCTGGCCATTTACGCCCTGGTTATCAACCTGATCCTTCTGTTCGCCAACCCGTTCATCTAG
- a CDS encoding NifB/NifX family molybdenum-iron cluster-binding protein codes for MNKIAITSEGPTLKDRVDPRFGRAAGFIIIDPETEKHEYVDNGSSQTMAHGAGIQAAQQIADKGAAVLLTGYVGPKAFQALQSAGVKIVQHLDNMSVQEALDRYLAGGLDYADEANK; via the coding sequence ATGAACAAGATTGCAATAACCAGTGAGGGCCCAACCCTAAAAGACAGAGTTGATCCAAGATTTGGCCGGGCAGCAGGTTTTATCATTATTGATCCTGAAACAGAGAAACATGAATACGTTGACAATGGAAGTTCCCAGACCATGGCGCACGGGGCTGGGATTCAGGCTGCCCAGCAGATAGCCGATAAAGGTGCAGCTGTCCTTTTGACCGGGTACGTCGGCCCCAAGGCCTTCCAGGCATTACAATCAGCTGGGGTCAAGATAGTCCAGCATTTGGACAACATGAGTGTGCAGGAAGCTCTGGACAGGTATCTGGCGGGCGGTCTGGACTACGCTGATGAGGCCAACAAATAA
- a CDS encoding NifB/NifX family molybdenum-iron cluster-binding protein, with translation MEKTRIAVPSTHPGGMDSELGQHFGHCDLYTIVDVENGHITQVGTLPNVPHVQGGCMAPVNHLAGNQVQVLIAGGMGMRPLMGFSQVGIDVFFGGNSGKVSDAVSAFLQGRLTRFSAENTCGGGQI, from the coding sequence ATGGAAAAGACAAGGATTGCTGTGCCGTCCACTCATCCAGGCGGTATGGATTCAGAACTTGGACAGCACTTTGGACATTGTGATCTGTATACCATCGTTGACGTGGAAAATGGTCATATCACCCAGGTTGGGACCCTGCCTAATGTTCCACATGTCCAGGGTGGGTGTATGGCTCCTGTCAACCACTTAGCTGGTAATCAGGTCCAGGTGCTTATTGCCGGCGGCATGGGCATGAGACCTTTAATGGGATTCAGCCAGGTTGGGATTGACGTGTTTTTTGGAGGTAACTCCGGGAAAGTATCAGACGCAGTCAGTGCTTTTCTGCAGGGAAGGCTGACCAGGTTTAGTGCAGAGAATACTTGTGGTGGCGGACAGATATAG